A stretch of Pseudoclavibacter chungangensis DNA encodes these proteins:
- the pyrR gene encoding bifunctional pyr operon transcriptional regulator/uracil phosphoribosyltransferase PyrR produces the protein MNQRTVLQQDDIDRALVRIAHQILEHNRGADELVLLGIPSRGVQLAKRLGVNLARIEAAEGRMLDPDAITGALDITMYRDDLRRRTPRAPQPTRIPSGGLDGRTVVLVDDVLYSGRTVRAALDAISAIGRPRAVQLAVLVDRGHRELPIRADFVGKNLPSARSERIGVELRELDGEDRVVISEEGA, from the coding sequence TTGAATCAGCGCACCGTGCTGCAGCAGGACGACATCGACCGTGCCCTCGTGCGCATCGCGCACCAGATCCTCGAACACAACCGGGGCGCAGACGAACTCGTGCTCCTCGGGATCCCGTCGCGTGGCGTTCAGCTCGCGAAGCGTCTGGGCGTGAACCTGGCTCGCATCGAAGCGGCCGAGGGGCGGATGCTCGATCCGGATGCCATCACCGGCGCGCTCGACATCACGATGTACCGCGACGACCTGCGTCGACGGACACCGCGCGCGCCGCAGCCGACCCGGATCCCGTCCGGAGGACTCGACGGCCGCACCGTCGTGCTCGTCGACGACGTCCTCTACTCGGGCCGCACGGTCCGTGCGGCGCTCGACGCGATCAGCGCGATCGGGCGTCCCCGGGCGGTCCAGCTCGCCGTGCTCGTCGACCGCGGCCACCGGGAGCTCCCGATCCGCGCGGACTTCGTCGGCAAGAACCTTCCGTCGGCGCGGAGCGAGCGCATCGGCGTCGAGCTGCGAGAACTCGACGGGGAGGATCGCGTCGTGATCTCGGAGGAGGGCGCATGA
- a CDS encoding DUF4190 domain-containing protein, with protein sequence MTNNPEIPGVPKPDGLSPYGPVPPSQPPQGGQVTPDGAPDQSPYGGPSPYGAPPAGPAPYGAPPAGPAPYGAAPGPGPAYGAAPYGSPNPYLQQPQQHRTNPLAVVAICCAGGGFLLQWVLPFFGLGMVAGVVCGHIALSQISRTGEQGRGLALTGVIIGYVGIGIGLLWTLLWLLIFAPLFGYGLHYPSY encoded by the coding sequence TTGACGAACAATCCCGAGATCCCAGGTGTCCCCAAGCCCGACGGCCTGTCGCCGTACGGGCCCGTCCCGCCGAGCCAGCCCCCACAGGGTGGCCAGGTGACCCCCGACGGCGCGCCCGACCAGAGCCCATACGGTGGTCCCTCACCGTACGGCGCCCCACCGGCCGGCCCCGCACCGTACGGCGCCCCACCGGCCGGCCCCGCACCCTACGGCGCCGCCCCCGGACCCGGTCCGGCGTACGGTGCCGCCCCGTACGGCTCGCCGAACCCCTACCTGCAGCAGCCGCAGCAGCATCGGACGAACCCGCTCGCGGTCGTCGCGATCTGCTGTGCCGGTGGCGGGTTCCTCCTGCAGTGGGTCCTCCCGTTCTTCGGACTCGGCATGGTCGCCGGCGTCGTGTGCGGACACATCGCACTCTCACAGATCTCGCGCACGGGTGAGCAGGGTCGCGGCCTCGCGCTCACGGGCGTCATCATCGGGTACGTGGGGATCGGTATCGGTCTCCTCTGGACCCTGCTGTGGCTGTTGATCTTCGCGCCGCTGTTCGGCTACGGACTCCATTACCCGTCCTACTGA
- the aroB gene encoding 3-dehydroquinate synthase has protein sequence MTTSTDTTTIEIAGAHGDVVIGHGLIAHLDRVLPTLLADGVEKILIVHAPALASISEAVRTQLAERYREVLLAEIPDAEGAKRVEVAAFCWQILGQADFTRSDAVVTIGGGATTDVGGFIAATWLRGVQVVHVPTTVLAMVDAAIGGKTGINTNEGKNLVGSFHAPAGVVVDLDVLADLPRNELLAGLAEVVKAGFIAEPEILDIIETDPDRATDPSTPEFRRMIELAIGVKARVVREDFTEQGLREILNYGHTLGHAIENAERYKWRHGAAVAIGMVFVAELARLSGRLSDEVADRHRRVLELLGLPTGYPAGRWNTLLATMRRDKKARGAMMRFVVLDDLAKPTIMQAPDESLLFAAYQEIAT, from the coding sequence ATGACCACGTCGACGGACACGACGACGATCGAGATCGCGGGTGCGCACGGGGACGTGGTGATCGGCCACGGGCTCATCGCCCACCTCGACCGGGTGCTGCCGACACTGCTCGCGGACGGCGTCGAGAAGATCCTCATCGTGCACGCGCCCGCACTCGCGAGCATCTCCGAGGCCGTCCGCACGCAGCTCGCCGAGCGGTACCGGGAGGTCCTGCTCGCCGAGATCCCCGATGCGGAGGGTGCGAAGCGCGTCGAGGTGGCGGCGTTCTGCTGGCAGATCCTCGGCCAGGCCGACTTCACGCGTTCGGACGCGGTCGTGACGATCGGTGGCGGCGCGACGACCGATGTCGGGGGATTCATCGCGGCGACGTGGCTGCGCGGCGTGCAGGTCGTCCACGTCCCGACGACCGTGCTCGCGATGGTGGATGCGGCGATCGGCGGCAAGACGGGCATCAACACGAACGAGGGCAAGAACCTCGTCGGCTCGTTCCACGCCCCGGCCGGTGTCGTCGTCGATCTCGACGTGCTCGCGGACCTCCCGAGGAACGAGTTGCTCGCGGGCCTCGCGGAGGTCGTCAAGGCCGGCTTCATCGCCGAGCCGGAGATCCTCGACATCATCGAGACGGACCCCGACCGGGCGACCGATCCGTCGACGCCGGAGTTCCGCCGCATGATCGAGCTCGCGATCGGGGTGAAGGCCCGCGTCGTGAGGGAGGACTTCACCGAACAGGGCCTGCGCGAGATCCTCAACTACGGACACACGCTCGGCCACGCGATCGAGAACGCCGAACGCTACAAGTGGCGCCACGGCGCGGCCGTCGCGATCGGCATGGTGTTCGTCGCCGAGCTCGCGAGGCTGAGCGGGCGCCTGTCCGACGAGGTCGCCGACCGCCACCGTCGCGTGCTCGAGCTGCTCGGTCTCCCGACGGGATACCCCGCTGGGCGCTGGAACACCCTGCTCGCCACGATGCGTCGCGACAAGAAGGCGCGTGGCGCCATGATGCGGTTCGTCGTGCTCGACGACCTCGCGAAGCCGACGATCATGCAGGCGCCCGACGAGTCCCTCCTGTTCGCCGCGTACCAGGAGATCGCCACCTGA
- a CDS encoding DUF4190 domain-containing protein, producing the protein MSDSISQNPYNTNVADNPAGRTNVMAIIALVTGIIGFAIVPVVLGHIALSQIKRTGEGGKALAIVGLVLGYLGVAGWLIFWILFVVIGSIGTSVATYNS; encoded by the coding sequence GTGTCAGATTCGATCTCGCAGAATCCCTACAACACGAACGTCGCGGACAACCCCGCAGGCCGGACGAACGTCATGGCGATCATCGCGCTCGTCACCGGCATCATCGGGTTCGCGATCGTCCCGGTCGTGCTCGGACACATCGCGCTCAGCCAGATCAAGCGCACGGGTGAGGGCGGCAAGGCGCTGGCGATCGTCGGCCTCGTTCTCGGCTACCTGGGTGTTGCCGGCTGGCTGATCTTCTGGATCCTGTTCGTGGTCATCGGTTCCATCGGCACCTCGGTCGCCACGTACAACTCCTGA
- the efp gene encoding elongation factor P, with translation MASTADIKNGIVMKIDGQLWQVVEFQHVKPGKGGAFVRTKIKNVVSGKTVDRTYNAGAKIETATVDRRDYQYLYRDGDGFVFMDTSDYDQLTLSDTIVGDAANYLLEQQEVQIALHEGEPLYIELPASVVLEITYTEPGLQGDRSNAGTKPATVETGAEIQVPLFLNQGTKVKVDTRTGDYLGRVND, from the coding sequence ATGGCATCGACCGCCGACATCAAGAACGGCATCGTGATGAAGATCGACGGACAGCTCTGGCAGGTCGTCGAGTTCCAGCACGTCAAGCCGGGCAAGGGCGGCGCGTTCGTCCGGACGAAGATCAAGAACGTCGTCTCGGGGAAGACCGTCGACCGCACCTACAACGCGGGCGCGAAGATCGAGACCGCGACCGTGGACCGTCGCGACTACCAGTACCTCTACCGTGACGGCGACGGCTTCGTGTTCATGGACACGAGCGACTATGACCAGCTCACGCTGAGCGACACGATCGTCGGCGACGCCGCGAACTACCTGCTCGAGCAACAGGAGGTCCAGATCGCGCTGCACGAGGGTGAGCCGCTGTACATCGAACTCCCCGCATCGGTCGTCCTCGAGATCACCTACACCGAGCCCGGCCTCCAGGGTGACCGCTCGAACGCGGGCACGAAGCCCGCGACGGTCGAGACCGGCGCCGAGATCCAGGTTCCCCTGTTCCTCAACCAGGGCACCAAGGTCAAGGTCGACACGCGCACGGGGGACTACCTCGGTCGCGTCAACGACTAG
- a CDS encoding shikimate kinase — MSIVLIGPPAAGKTRGGRRLARRLDVEFVDTDRVIVSRHGPIPDVFASHGESGFRAIEREVVAEALDGGGVVSLGGGAVMDPDTQRLLPPHTVIQLVASPAAIERRIRGSTKRPLIRSIDDWQRLYDARRETYERLATVTFDTSHGTMAAVVADIEQWVRAHREEDER; from the coding sequence ATGAGCATCGTCCTCATCGGCCCACCCGCCGCGGGGAAGACGAGAGGCGGGCGGCGGCTCGCCCGTCGGCTCGACGTCGAGTTCGTCGACACCGATCGGGTCATCGTCTCGCGCCACGGACCGATCCCGGATGTCTTCGCGAGCCACGGCGAGAGCGGGTTCCGCGCGATCGAACGCGAGGTCGTCGCCGAGGCGCTCGACGGTGGCGGCGTCGTGTCGCTCGGTGGGGGAGCCGTCATGGACCCGGACACCCAGCGACTGCTGCCGCCGCACACGGTCATCCAGCTCGTCGCGTCGCCCGCGGCGATCGAACGACGCATCCGCGGATCGACGAAGCGTCCGCTGATCCGCAGCATCGACGACTGGCAACGCCTGTACGACGCGCGGCGGGAGACGTACGAGCGACTCGCGACGGTCACCTTCGACACGTCGCACGGAACCATGGCGGCGGTCGTCGCCGACATCGAGCAGTGGGTGCGTGCGCACCGGGAAGAGGACGAGCGATGA
- a CDS encoding DUF4190 domain-containing protein has product MDTNTPAPAPPRPTTDERPADEVPGDGRALVPAPPVPAPAPVDDPTARGLAIAALVTAAAGFGPVAIVLGHIALVRLPAATDGRGLAIAGLVLGYITTVGFVIGMLVVAIMTILPILVIAIIAIGSAAGAG; this is encoded by the coding sequence ATGGACACGAACACCCCGGCCCCCGCACCACCGCGACCGACGACCGACGAGCGACCCGCCGACGAGGTCCCCGGTGACGGGCGTGCACTCGTCCCCGCTCCGCCCGTGCCCGCCCCGGCGCCCGTTGACGATCCGACGGCCCGCGGGCTCGCGATCGCGGCCCTCGTGACCGCCGCCGCCGGATTCGGGCCGGTCGCGATCGTCCTCGGCCACATCGCGCTCGTCCGACTCCCCGCAGCCACGGACGGTCGCGGCCTCGCGATCGCCGGGCTCGTCCTCGGCTACATCACGACCGTCGGCTTCGTGATCGGGATGCTCGTCGTGGCGATCATGACGATCCTCCCGATCCTCGTCATCGCGATCATCGCGATCGGCTCGGCCGCCGGCGCGGGGTGA
- the nusB gene encoding transcription antitermination factor NusB, which translates to MSARTKARKRAIDVLFAADVRDEPAAELLAQEAERARTQPERETSWRYAREIVLGVLEHQDEIDELLTSYARGWTLERMPALDRAILRMAVWEIRWNDEVPTAVAITEAVEAAKQYSTDDSGRFVHGLLGRIAESVPPVVES; encoded by the coding sequence GTGAGCGCTCGCACGAAGGCCCGCAAGCGGGCGATCGACGTGCTCTTCGCGGCGGACGTGCGCGACGAGCCCGCGGCCGAACTCCTCGCACAGGAGGCCGAGCGGGCGCGGACCCAGCCGGAGCGTGAGACGAGCTGGCGCTACGCGCGCGAGATCGTCCTCGGCGTGCTCGAGCACCAGGACGAGATCGACGAGCTCCTCACGAGCTATGCGCGCGGATGGACCCTCGAGCGCATGCCCGCACTCGACCGGGCGATCCTCCGCATGGCCGTGTGGGAGATCCGCTGGAACGACGAGGTGCCGACCGCGGTCGCCATCACCGAGGCCGTCGAGGCCGCGAAGCAGTATTCGACCGACGACTCGGGCCGCTTCGTGCACGGCCTCCTGGGCCGGATCGCGGAGAGCGTGCCACCGGTCGTCGAATCGTGA